The following proteins are encoded in a genomic region of Desulfobulbaceae bacterium:
- a CDS encoding 30S ribosomal protein THX has translation MGRGDKRTKKGKIFKSSNGNSRPKDKNTKDTTKK, from the coding sequence ATGGGTAGAGGCGACAAACGTACAAAAAAGGGTAAAATCTTTAAAAGCAGTAATGGCAACAGCCGTCCTAAGGATAAGAACACAAAAGACACAACCAAGAAATAG